One window of Vespula pensylvanica isolate Volc-1 chromosome 15, ASM1446617v1, whole genome shotgun sequence genomic DNA carries:
- the LOC122634644 gene encoding autophagy-related protein 9A isoform X1: protein MKRDTVITCVEPNRRAKTMTTVLDGSYQQLEPYDEGEGDGDDDDEREETPQESGVMIHVVPEGNKARWNHIEDLDSFFTRMYHYHQKHGFACMMLQEIFELGQFIFVVTFSTFLFHCVDYSVLFKDKMVNKPQKISINDAILSTGECTASMGLITWICILVAAIFWILRAVKVLYHLTQFWDIKLFFNVALKIEDCDLDNLTWHEVQKRVREVQKEQEMCIHKRELTELDIYHRILRFKNYMVAMINKSLLPVRLKVPVIGEVIFMTRGLKYNMELLLFWGPWSPFENNWHLKEDYKKLCKRQELARTLSKHILWVGIANFVLCPLILLWQILYSFFNYAEIIKREPGTLGTRMWSLYGRLYLRHFNELDHELNARLNRAYRPASKYMSIFTSPIMTVIAKNVAFVTGSILAVLLILTVYDEDVLTVEHVLTTMTILGAMVAGSRAFIPDENLVWCPEALLTAVLAHTHYRPDSWRGHAHMQTTRAQVAQLFQYRAVHLLEELISPLLTPFILCFHMRQRALDIVDFYRNFTIEVTGVGDVCSFAQMDVRKHGNPMWQTVAQSPIDDRNTGYDNPGYITDAAKLHVPMSNQYTQAEDGKTELSLIHFTLTNPEWKPPSHAENFVAALRERAKKEVNGVPTDVNPLLASLNSLSGLGPGYNDLVSNIIRSTMINQVSVPNVSSAFTNQAGILGASVPMDEASISQRSDNISYPVRRGLRKAEGPLHNDKGFLYGLQQGISNQSLGASVFGSANELATDLSVPIELTAADMSLSTLYLHELHHRQVRRRGYQEMATRSVWQRSPVQELATLPEVRQERAPLLLHQDSSIRNNRES, encoded by the exons atgaaacgaGATACCGTCATTACCTGTGTGGAGCCAAACCGAAGAGCAAAAACG ATGACAACTGTATTGGATGGTAGCTATCAACAGCTCGAGCCTTACGACGAGGGCGAGGGTGACggtgacgatgacgacgaacgCGAAGAAACGCCTCAAGAATCGGGTGTAATGATACACGTAGTACCGGAGGGAAACAAAGCGAGATGGAATCATATAGAAGACTTGGATTCTTTCTTCACGAGAAtgtatcattatcatcaaaaGCATGGTTTCGCATGCATGATGCttcaagaaatttttgaattaGGACAGTTCATTTTCGTAGTCACCTTCTccacgtttctctttcattgtGTCGATTATTCCGTACTGTTCAA AGATAAGATGGTAAACAAACCGcagaaaatatcgatcaacGATGCCATATTGTCAACAGGAGAATGCACAGCTTCTATGGGATTGATCACGTGGATTTGCATTTTAGTAGCAGCTATTTTTTGGATTCTACGTGCCGTTAAAGTTCTCTATCACCTTACTCAGTTTTgggatataaaattattctttaacgTAGCACTAAAAATCGAAGACTGTGATTTGGATAATTTAACATGGCACGAAGTGcaaaagagagtaagagaggtTCAGAAAGAACAGGAAATGTGTATTCATAAAAGAGAACTCACggaattagatatatatcataggatattaagatttaaaaattatatggtGGCTATGATCAACAAGTCGCTGTTACCGGTGCGACTGAAGGTCCCTGTTATCGGCGAAGTCATTTTTATGACAAGAGGATTGAAGTACAATATGGAACTACTCTTATTCT GGGGACCATGGTCgccttttgaaaataattggcACTTGAAGGAAGATTATAAGAAACTATGTAAGAGGCAGGAACTGGCGCGAACGCTGTCGAAACATATTTTGTGGGTGGGAATAGCAAATTTTGTATTGTGCCCGTTAATTCTCTTGTGGCAAATCCTCTATTCGTTTTTCAACTACGCCGAA ATTATAAAGAGAGAGCCAGGTACTCTGGGAACAAGAATGTGGTCTCTGTACGGTCGACTTTATCTTCGTCATTTCAACGAACTCGATCACGAATTAAATGCCCGCTTAAATCGTGCCTACCGTCCAGCTTCGAAGTACATGAGCATATTCACTTCACCTATAATGACGGTTATCGCAAAAAATGTTGCATTCGTAACTGGAAGTATACTAGCTGTTCTATTGATATTGACGGTATACGACGAAGACGTTTTAACGGTCGAGCACGTTTTAACGACTATGACCATATTGGGAGCGATGGTAGCTGGTTCAAGAGCTTTCATACCCGATGAAAATTTAGTATGGTGTCCAGAAGCATTATTGACCGCTGTGCTAGCACATACGCATTATAGGCCGGACAGTTGGCGAGGTCATGCTCATATGCAAACTACAAGAGCACAGGTAGCTCAACTCTTCCAATACCGTGCTGTTCATTTATTGGAAGAATTGATATCTCCTTTATTAACACCATTTATTTTGTGCTTCCACATGAGACAAAGAGCTTTAGATATCGTTGacttttatcgtaattttacTATCGAAGTGACTGGCGTTGGTGACGTATGTAGTTTCGCTCAGATGGATGTACGAAAACATGGAAATCCAATGTGGCAAACTGTTGCTCAAAGTCCTATAGACGATCGTAATACAGGATACGATAATCCTGGATATATCACCGACGCAGCCAAGTTACACGTTCCGATGTCTAATCAATACACCCAAGCCGAGGATGGTAAAACCGAGTTATCGCTGATACACTTTACGTTGACGAATCCGGAATGGAAGCCACCGAGTCACGCGGAAAACTTTGTCGCGGcattgagagagagagcgaaaaaggAAGTAAATGGTGTACCGACCGATGTAAACCCATTGCTCGCAAGTTTGAACAGTTTATCTGGTTTAGGACCTGGA TACAACGACTTGGTatcgaatattattcgaaGTACGATGATAAACCAAGTCAGTGTTCCAAATGTAAGCAGTGCGTTTACAAATCAGGCTGGTATTTTAGGTGCTTCGGTCCCGATGGACGAAGCATCTATCAGTCAAAGATCGGACAATATTTCATATCCTGTGCGTCGTGGTTTGAGGAAGGCTGAAGGTCCGTTGCACAATGATAAAGGATTTTTATACGGATTGCAACAAGGCATATCGAATCAATCTCTTGGTGCATCCGTTTTTGGATCGGCAAACGAATTAGCTACGGATCTGTCGGTACCGATAGAATTAACTGCAGCTGATATGTCACTATCTACATTGTACCTGCACGAGCTTCATCACAGACAA GTACGTAGGCGAGGCTATCAAGAAATGGCGACAAGAAGTGTGTGGCAACGAAGTCCAGTCCAAGAATTAGCAACGCTTCCTGAAGTCAGACAAGAAAGAGCTCCTTTACTGCTACATCAAGACTCttctataagaaataatagagaatCCTAG
- the LOC122634644 gene encoding autophagy-related protein 9A isoform X3: MTTVLDGSYQQLEPYDEGEGDGDDDDEREETPQESGVMIHVVPEGNKARWNHIEDLDSFFTRMYHYHQKHGFACMMLQEIFELGQFIFVVTFSTFLFHCVDYSVLFKDKMVNKPQKISINDAILSTGECTASMGLITWICILVAAIFWILRAVKVLYHLTQFWDIKLFFNVALKIEDCDLDNLTWHEVQKRVREVQKEQEMCIHKRELTELDIYHRILRFKNYMVAMINKSLLPVRLKVPVIGEVIFMTRGLKYNMELLLFWGPWSPFENNWHLKEDYKKLCKRQELARTLSKHILWVGIANFVLCPLILLWQILYSFFNYAEIIKREPGTLGTRMWSLYGRLYLRHFNELDHELNARLNRAYRPASKYMSIFTSPIMTVIAKNVAFVTGSILAVLLILTVYDEDVLTVEHVLTTMTILGAMVAGSRAFIPDENLVWCPEALLTAVLAHTHYRPDSWRGHAHMQTTRAQVAQLFQYRAVHLLEELISPLLTPFILCFHMRQRALDIVDFYRNFTIEVTGVGDVCSFAQMDVRKHGNPMWQTVAQSPIDDRNTGYDNPGYITDAAKLHVPMSNQYTQAEDGKTELSLIHFTLTNPEWKPPSHAENFVAALRERAKKEVNGVPTDVNPLLASLNSLSGLGPGYNDLVSNIIRSTMINQVSVPNVSSAFTNQAGILGASVPMDEASISQRSDNISYPVRRGLRKAEGPLHNDKGFLYGLQQGISNQSLGASVFGSANELATDLSVPIELTAADMSLSTLYLHELHHRQVRRRGYQEMATRSVWQRSPVQELATLPEVRQERAPLLLHQDSSIRNNRES, from the exons ATGACAACTGTATTGGATGGTAGCTATCAACAGCTCGAGCCTTACGACGAGGGCGAGGGTGACggtgacgatgacgacgaacgCGAAGAAACGCCTCAAGAATCGGGTGTAATGATACACGTAGTACCGGAGGGAAACAAAGCGAGATGGAATCATATAGAAGACTTGGATTCTTTCTTCACGAGAAtgtatcattatcatcaaaaGCATGGTTTCGCATGCATGATGCttcaagaaatttttgaattaGGACAGTTCATTTTCGTAGTCACCTTCTccacgtttctctttcattgtGTCGATTATTCCGTACTGTTCAA AGATAAGATGGTAAACAAACCGcagaaaatatcgatcaacGATGCCATATTGTCAACAGGAGAATGCACAGCTTCTATGGGATTGATCACGTGGATTTGCATTTTAGTAGCAGCTATTTTTTGGATTCTACGTGCCGTTAAAGTTCTCTATCACCTTACTCAGTTTTgggatataaaattattctttaacgTAGCACTAAAAATCGAAGACTGTGATTTGGATAATTTAACATGGCACGAAGTGcaaaagagagtaagagaggtTCAGAAAGAACAGGAAATGTGTATTCATAAAAGAGAACTCACggaattagatatatatcataggatattaagatttaaaaattatatggtGGCTATGATCAACAAGTCGCTGTTACCGGTGCGACTGAAGGTCCCTGTTATCGGCGAAGTCATTTTTATGACAAGAGGATTGAAGTACAATATGGAACTACTCTTATTCT GGGGACCATGGTCgccttttgaaaataattggcACTTGAAGGAAGATTATAAGAAACTATGTAAGAGGCAGGAACTGGCGCGAACGCTGTCGAAACATATTTTGTGGGTGGGAATAGCAAATTTTGTATTGTGCCCGTTAATTCTCTTGTGGCAAATCCTCTATTCGTTTTTCAACTACGCCGAA ATTATAAAGAGAGAGCCAGGTACTCTGGGAACAAGAATGTGGTCTCTGTACGGTCGACTTTATCTTCGTCATTTCAACGAACTCGATCACGAATTAAATGCCCGCTTAAATCGTGCCTACCGTCCAGCTTCGAAGTACATGAGCATATTCACTTCACCTATAATGACGGTTATCGCAAAAAATGTTGCATTCGTAACTGGAAGTATACTAGCTGTTCTATTGATATTGACGGTATACGACGAAGACGTTTTAACGGTCGAGCACGTTTTAACGACTATGACCATATTGGGAGCGATGGTAGCTGGTTCAAGAGCTTTCATACCCGATGAAAATTTAGTATGGTGTCCAGAAGCATTATTGACCGCTGTGCTAGCACATACGCATTATAGGCCGGACAGTTGGCGAGGTCATGCTCATATGCAAACTACAAGAGCACAGGTAGCTCAACTCTTCCAATACCGTGCTGTTCATTTATTGGAAGAATTGATATCTCCTTTATTAACACCATTTATTTTGTGCTTCCACATGAGACAAAGAGCTTTAGATATCGTTGacttttatcgtaattttacTATCGAAGTGACTGGCGTTGGTGACGTATGTAGTTTCGCTCAGATGGATGTACGAAAACATGGAAATCCAATGTGGCAAACTGTTGCTCAAAGTCCTATAGACGATCGTAATACAGGATACGATAATCCTGGATATATCACCGACGCAGCCAAGTTACACGTTCCGATGTCTAATCAATACACCCAAGCCGAGGATGGTAAAACCGAGTTATCGCTGATACACTTTACGTTGACGAATCCGGAATGGAAGCCACCGAGTCACGCGGAAAACTTTGTCGCGGcattgagagagagagcgaaaaaggAAGTAAATGGTGTACCGACCGATGTAAACCCATTGCTCGCAAGTTTGAACAGTTTATCTGGTTTAGGACCTGGA TACAACGACTTGGTatcgaatattattcgaaGTACGATGATAAACCAAGTCAGTGTTCCAAATGTAAGCAGTGCGTTTACAAATCAGGCTGGTATTTTAGGTGCTTCGGTCCCGATGGACGAAGCATCTATCAGTCAAAGATCGGACAATATTTCATATCCTGTGCGTCGTGGTTTGAGGAAGGCTGAAGGTCCGTTGCACAATGATAAAGGATTTTTATACGGATTGCAACAAGGCATATCGAATCAATCTCTTGGTGCATCCGTTTTTGGATCGGCAAACGAATTAGCTACGGATCTGTCGGTACCGATAGAATTAACTGCAGCTGATATGTCACTATCTACATTGTACCTGCACGAGCTTCATCACAGACAA GTACGTAGGCGAGGCTATCAAGAAATGGCGACAAGAAGTGTGTGGCAACGAAGTCCAGTCCAAGAATTAGCAACGCTTCCTGAAGTCAGACAAGAAAGAGCTCCTTTACTGCTACATCAAGACTCttctataagaaataatagagaatCCTAG
- the LOC122634646 gene encoding sodium-independent sulfate anion transporter-like, which yields MLTINNVCQHYLKPRLPICTWLPQYKLTWLIHDALAGLTVGLTAIPQGIAYAIVAGLSPEYGLYAGFMASFVYIIFGSCKNITIGTTAIMATMVQSFVLNYGPNMAILLAFLKGCIIMLSGILHLGFLLDFISLPVITGFTSAAAINIASSQFKQLFGIPGRTESFLDSVEQVFSNLNAIRYQDTILGICTIIVLAIFKKLPGKRDGTWLQKVLWILISARNAVVVVAGTIIAYVFHYNGYEIFKLTGSMGKGLPPFKLPPFSTTFKNKTYDFVEMITIMGSTIISISIVSTIEHIAIAKVFAKGKSLDATQEMFALGISNILGSFVSSMPITGSFTRTAINHASGVKTPLGGLFTGCLVLLAAGFLTNTFRYIPKATLAGVIIFAMYYLLDFNTYLLIWRAKKVDFVVMIVTFLSCIFLGLELGIAIGIVSNLVTLLYFSAKPSFETRIEQNGDHRIIYIIPEEAIAFPAAEHLRANIMKLSEKNDCNVVLDLKNLKRIDVTVAKNIKLLANDFSLRGQEIIYINSCKNIENVLKTIAPELQTEFRGTIIADMNG from the exons AtgttaacaataaataatgtttgtcAACATTATCTCAAACCTCGACTACCGATTTGTACATGGTTACCACAATATAAATTGACATGGTTAATTCACGATGCGCTCGCTGGTTTAACTGTAGGTCTTACAGCAATACCTCAAGGAATCGCTTATGCCATCGTTGCTGGACTAAGTCCCGAG TATGGTTTGTACGCTGGTTTCATGGCTTCCTTCGTCTATATCATTTTTGGATCTTGCAAGAACATAACTATAGGGACGACAGCTATTATGGCAACTATGGTACAATCATTTGTATTGAATTATGGCCCGAACATGGCGATATTGCTAGCATTTTTAAAAGGATGTATCATAATGCTGTCAGGCATACTTCACTTGG gTTTCCTTTTGGACTTCATCTCTCTTCCCGTTATAACTGGGTTTACTTCTGCCGCTGCAATTAACATTGCCTCGTCGCAATTTAAACAACTTTTTGGTATACCAGGAAGAACCGAGAGCTTTCTAGATTCCGTTGAGCAGGTCTTCTCGAATTTAAACGCGATCAGGTATCAGGACACGATCTTGGGTATTTGCACGATCATCGTTTTAGCTATTTTCAAG aaactaCCTGGGAAACGAGATGGTACTTGGTTGCAAAAAGTTTTATGGATTTTAATTTCGGCAAGAAATGCAGTTGTCGTTGTCGCAGGAACCATTATAGCTTACGTATTTCATTATAATggatatgaaatattcaaactCACAG GATCAATGGGTAAAGGTTTACCACCGTTCAAGCTACCACCTTTTTCAACgacattcaaaaataaaacatatgaTTTTGTGGAAATGATAACGATTATGGGATCGACGATCATTTCCATTTCTATTGTCTCTACTATAGAACATATAGCAATTGCCAAGGTCTTTG CAAAAGGAAAATCTCTGGATGCGACTCAAGAGATGTTTGCTCTTGGAATCAGTAATATCTTAGGATCTTTCGTATCATCGATGCCAATTACAGGATCCTTCACGAGAACAGCTATCAATCATGCGTCAGGTGTAAAGACACCTCTTGGCGGTCTATTCACAG GTTGTCTCGTCCTGCTTGCTGCAGGATTCTTGACAAATACCTTCCGTTATATTCCTAAGGCTACTTTGGCTGGTGTTATAATATTTGCCATGTACTACCTACTCGAttttaatacttatttattaatatggCGTGCGAAAA AGGTAGATTTTGTTGTCATGATAGTGACATTCCTGTCATGTATTTTCCTTGGCCTTGAATTAGGAATAGCCATTGGTATAGTTTCTAACTTAGTGacattattatacttttcgGCAAAGCCATCCTTCGAAACGAGGATCGAACAG AACGGCGatcatcgaataatatatataatccccGAAGAAGCTATTGCTTTCCCAGCAGCGGAACATCTGCGTGCCAACATAATGAAACTTTCCGAAAAAAATGATTGCAATGTTGTACTGGACTTAAAGAATCTTAAGAGAATTGATGTTACTGTTGCAAAG aatataaaattattggcGAACGATTTTTCGTTACGCGGACAAGAAATAATCTACATTAATTCTTGCAAAAACATCGAGAATGTTTTGAAAACGATTGCACCGGAATTACAGACTGAATTTCGAGGAACTATCATTGCTGATATGAATGGTTGA
- the LOC122634644 gene encoding autophagy-related protein 9A isoform X2, producing MDKLLVEQAIESIVFIKMTTVLDGSYQQLEPYDEGEGDGDDDDEREETPQESGVMIHVVPEGNKARWNHIEDLDSFFTRMYHYHQKHGFACMMLQEIFELGQFIFVVTFSTFLFHCVDYSVLFKDKMVNKPQKISINDAILSTGECTASMGLITWICILVAAIFWILRAVKVLYHLTQFWDIKLFFNVALKIEDCDLDNLTWHEVQKRVREVQKEQEMCIHKRELTELDIYHRILRFKNYMVAMINKSLLPVRLKVPVIGEVIFMTRGLKYNMELLLFWGPWSPFENNWHLKEDYKKLCKRQELARTLSKHILWVGIANFVLCPLILLWQILYSFFNYAEIIKREPGTLGTRMWSLYGRLYLRHFNELDHELNARLNRAYRPASKYMSIFTSPIMTVIAKNVAFVTGSILAVLLILTVYDEDVLTVEHVLTTMTILGAMVAGSRAFIPDENLVWCPEALLTAVLAHTHYRPDSWRGHAHMQTTRAQVAQLFQYRAVHLLEELISPLLTPFILCFHMRQRALDIVDFYRNFTIEVTGVGDVCSFAQMDVRKHGNPMWQTVAQSPIDDRNTGYDNPGYITDAAKLHVPMSNQYTQAEDGKTELSLIHFTLTNPEWKPPSHAENFVAALRERAKKEVNGVPTDVNPLLASLNSLSGLGPGYNDLVSNIIRSTMINQVSVPNVSSAFTNQAGILGASVPMDEASISQRSDNISYPVRRGLRKAEGPLHNDKGFLYGLQQGISNQSLGASVFGSANELATDLSVPIELTAADMSLSTLYLHELHHRQVRRRGYQEMATRSVWQRSPVQELATLPEVRQERAPLLLHQDSSIRNNRES from the exons ATGGATAAGCTATTGGTCGAGCAAGCGATAGAGTCTATCGTGTTTATAAAG ATGACAACTGTATTGGATGGTAGCTATCAACAGCTCGAGCCTTACGACGAGGGCGAGGGTGACggtgacgatgacgacgaacgCGAAGAAACGCCTCAAGAATCGGGTGTAATGATACACGTAGTACCGGAGGGAAACAAAGCGAGATGGAATCATATAGAAGACTTGGATTCTTTCTTCACGAGAAtgtatcattatcatcaaaaGCATGGTTTCGCATGCATGATGCttcaagaaatttttgaattaGGACAGTTCATTTTCGTAGTCACCTTCTccacgtttctctttcattgtGTCGATTATTCCGTACTGTTCAA AGATAAGATGGTAAACAAACCGcagaaaatatcgatcaacGATGCCATATTGTCAACAGGAGAATGCACAGCTTCTATGGGATTGATCACGTGGATTTGCATTTTAGTAGCAGCTATTTTTTGGATTCTACGTGCCGTTAAAGTTCTCTATCACCTTACTCAGTTTTgggatataaaattattctttaacgTAGCACTAAAAATCGAAGACTGTGATTTGGATAATTTAACATGGCACGAAGTGcaaaagagagtaagagaggtTCAGAAAGAACAGGAAATGTGTATTCATAAAAGAGAACTCACggaattagatatatatcataggatattaagatttaaaaattatatggtGGCTATGATCAACAAGTCGCTGTTACCGGTGCGACTGAAGGTCCCTGTTATCGGCGAAGTCATTTTTATGACAAGAGGATTGAAGTACAATATGGAACTACTCTTATTCT GGGGACCATGGTCgccttttgaaaataattggcACTTGAAGGAAGATTATAAGAAACTATGTAAGAGGCAGGAACTGGCGCGAACGCTGTCGAAACATATTTTGTGGGTGGGAATAGCAAATTTTGTATTGTGCCCGTTAATTCTCTTGTGGCAAATCCTCTATTCGTTTTTCAACTACGCCGAA ATTATAAAGAGAGAGCCAGGTACTCTGGGAACAAGAATGTGGTCTCTGTACGGTCGACTTTATCTTCGTCATTTCAACGAACTCGATCACGAATTAAATGCCCGCTTAAATCGTGCCTACCGTCCAGCTTCGAAGTACATGAGCATATTCACTTCACCTATAATGACGGTTATCGCAAAAAATGTTGCATTCGTAACTGGAAGTATACTAGCTGTTCTATTGATATTGACGGTATACGACGAAGACGTTTTAACGGTCGAGCACGTTTTAACGACTATGACCATATTGGGAGCGATGGTAGCTGGTTCAAGAGCTTTCATACCCGATGAAAATTTAGTATGGTGTCCAGAAGCATTATTGACCGCTGTGCTAGCACATACGCATTATAGGCCGGACAGTTGGCGAGGTCATGCTCATATGCAAACTACAAGAGCACAGGTAGCTCAACTCTTCCAATACCGTGCTGTTCATTTATTGGAAGAATTGATATCTCCTTTATTAACACCATTTATTTTGTGCTTCCACATGAGACAAAGAGCTTTAGATATCGTTGacttttatcgtaattttacTATCGAAGTGACTGGCGTTGGTGACGTATGTAGTTTCGCTCAGATGGATGTACGAAAACATGGAAATCCAATGTGGCAAACTGTTGCTCAAAGTCCTATAGACGATCGTAATACAGGATACGATAATCCTGGATATATCACCGACGCAGCCAAGTTACACGTTCCGATGTCTAATCAATACACCCAAGCCGAGGATGGTAAAACCGAGTTATCGCTGATACACTTTACGTTGACGAATCCGGAATGGAAGCCACCGAGTCACGCGGAAAACTTTGTCGCGGcattgagagagagagcgaaaaaggAAGTAAATGGTGTACCGACCGATGTAAACCCATTGCTCGCAAGTTTGAACAGTTTATCTGGTTTAGGACCTGGA TACAACGACTTGGTatcgaatattattcgaaGTACGATGATAAACCAAGTCAGTGTTCCAAATGTAAGCAGTGCGTTTACAAATCAGGCTGGTATTTTAGGTGCTTCGGTCCCGATGGACGAAGCATCTATCAGTCAAAGATCGGACAATATTTCATATCCTGTGCGTCGTGGTTTGAGGAAGGCTGAAGGTCCGTTGCACAATGATAAAGGATTTTTATACGGATTGCAACAAGGCATATCGAATCAATCTCTTGGTGCATCCGTTTTTGGATCGGCAAACGAATTAGCTACGGATCTGTCGGTACCGATAGAATTAACTGCAGCTGATATGTCACTATCTACATTGTACCTGCACGAGCTTCATCACAGACAA GTACGTAGGCGAGGCTATCAAGAAATGGCGACAAGAAGTGTGTGGCAACGAAGTCCAGTCCAAGAATTAGCAACGCTTCCTGAAGTCAGACAAGAAAGAGCTCCTTTACTGCTACATCAAGACTCttctataagaaataatagagaatCCTAG